From one Streptomyces sp. NBC_01478 genomic stretch:
- a CDS encoding Ppx/GppA phosphatase family protein: protein MRMSVVDVGSNTVRLVVADLVDGVPLPVHTAKWKLRLSERVGQPYGEIPEDSVRHLVKAVSAAAETARRWGAAGPLAFATAVVRGAPNRLDVLRTVRAETGVRLCTLPGEVEGELTFLGARRWMGWRAGPLALFDIGGGTFEVAFGRGRLPDFVASLPLGAGRLTRDFLDGQGPPPERAVKALRREARHQLRDVAARIRWEGPRTTVVTSRTFQQLARLCGAAPGRQGPFVERRLARSELRAGLDRLAALEASERALLPGVSAPRAAQSLAGAVVGHTVMKLTGIKTVTVCPWGIREGVLLRYVEDGGSWWTEMTRHSDDAVAARAVALRIAPVPGS, encoded by the coding sequence ATGCGGATGAGCGTGGTGGACGTGGGGTCGAACACGGTTCGGCTCGTGGTGGCGGACCTGGTGGACGGCGTACCCCTCCCCGTGCACACGGCGAAGTGGAAGCTGCGGCTCTCCGAGCGTGTCGGGCAGCCGTACGGAGAGATCCCCGAGGACTCCGTACGCCACCTCGTGAAGGCGGTGTCCGCCGCCGCGGAGACCGCCCGGCGATGGGGCGCCGCAGGGCCACTCGCCTTTGCCACGGCGGTCGTTCGCGGCGCGCCGAACCGGCTCGACGTGCTGCGCACGGTGCGTGCCGAGACCGGCGTACGGCTGTGCACGCTGCCGGGAGAGGTGGAGGGCGAGCTGACGTTCCTCGGCGCCCGGCGCTGGATGGGCTGGCGCGCGGGGCCGCTGGCCCTGTTCGACATCGGCGGCGGTACCTTCGAAGTCGCCTTCGGGCGGGGCCGGTTGCCCGATTTCGTGGCATCGCTGCCGCTCGGCGCGGGCCGGCTGACCCGGGACTTCCTCGACGGCCAGGGCCCGCCGCCCGAGCGCGCGGTCAAGGCGCTGCGTCGTGAGGCACGGCACCAACTGCGGGACGTGGCCGCACGGATCCGCTGGGAAGGGCCCCGGACCACGGTCGTGACGTCCCGTACCTTTCAGCAACTGGCCCGGCTCTGCGGCGCTGCTCCCGGACGCCAAGGTCCCTTTGTGGAAAGGCGGTTGGCGCGGTCGGAACTGCGCGCGGGCCTCGACCGGCTGGCCGCCCTCGAGGCCTCCGAGCGGGCCCTGCTCCCCGGTGTCTCGGCGCCACGGGCCGCGCAGAGCCTGGCCGGAGCCGTCGTCGGGCACACGGTCATGAAGCTCACGGGCATCAAGACCGTCACCGTCTGCCCCTGGGGCATCCGTGAAGGAGTGCTGTTGCGGTACGTCGAGGACGGCGGGTCCTGGTGGACGGAGATGACACGGCACAGCGACGACGCCGTAGCCGCGAGAGCGGTCGCCCTGCGTATCGCCCCGGTTCCGGGGAGTTGA